From Arachis hypogaea cultivar Tifrunner chromosome 3, arahy.Tifrunner.gnm2.J5K5, whole genome shotgun sequence:
TCAGCAGCCATTCGCAACTTATGGTTTCAAATGAACAACAGTTGACAAAGCATATAATatgggtatttttttttcttttctttattctttttaaaataaaaaagcgtTTCCGGGTTGCCATGTTATGTTACGTAGCATATTCGTTTTCTTTTGTGAAAGGGAAAGAGGCGACAAAGAAAAACAGCTTTGTATTATTTCGACTAAAAAGATTAGTAGAACAAACAGTCGTTTTGAAAGAGACATAAAATTCCGCCacactttctcttctcttttttcttattctaCTATTTGTTCCTCTTTTGGTGATTTCCGATATTTTAGATAATTGCTTTGAATTTCTGGCTGCGGAGTAAGTGCTCTTATCCCGTTACTGCTAAATTGAGGAGACATTTGTAAATTCTCGCATTTTATGACAACCATTCAGATAGATTATTGTAAAACATGCATTATTCTGAACAGAGGtcagaataaaaaaatgaaattttcaaCCGATATATAAAGCTGTAAACTCTTAACTTTTTTTTCCCCTCTCAGAAAAGCGTAGTTTGATCTTAGGGTAAAAGTTGATAGACTGAATAGCAATGTAAATGAAAGTTGACTATGCAAGCACTCTAATTACAAAATTCTAAAGTGTTTAATACTCTTGAAATAATGATGTTGATCAGGAATAATAACTAAGCAGGAAAGCTAGGTTCTACGtgattcttctttttagcttCAAAAGTAAGTTCATAATAATAGACACCAGATAAGAGCTACAAAAATGTTACTTTTTTCTGGGTATGCCGATCTCCACTTCCAAAGCCACACAGGCACATACGATAAAACAATGACTAGAAACTCTTTCCTCTCAAAGATACTCAGCACGAAAAAGCAACAGTGAGTGAGAATGCCTAAGCAAAACCAGAGAGAACTAACAAAGCAAGCAAAGCACCAACGAAAATatacaaagaaaaatgaaaaaagaaaagaaaagaaaatgatatTACAATACAAAGTTGGATCATAAGTATGTCATCTAAAGGTGACAAGAAATTATATTCTGACAACATCCTGGAGGCAATCATAGAAATGAGAGATACTGATCTTCTCTTTGCCAGAATAGATAGCTTCTGCAGATCCACCTTGAGCCCCTTGTGCTGCCATCTCAATCAACATGTACAGCTTCCTAATAGGCATctgaaaatcaaaatttaacgCACAAGAGACCCAGTTAGAATCAGTTCTTTGCAACCACTTGAATAACCCACATATACAAATAAAACCAAGCTTCAGCAAACCCTACAATTAAGCAAATGCAACATGAAATGGGTTACTCACATCATTCATTGCCTCTGCAGCAGCATCAATATCTTCATGAGCAAAAACATTCAACTGTTCTAGGACCTGAAATTTTAAAGAGGACAGAAAATAAGACTTGACAGAAAAGATAGTTGTTAAGTCATAAGTGAGACGATCACTTAAATTTCAACAGATGAAACAAATGACTTGTTTTCTAGAGAATAGAATAACTTCAATAATATCAGGCAACAGTTGAAACTTTTTTGGTGCACATGTCAATAGCCTATAAATAGCTCGAGTCACATAATGCCACAATGAAGAACAAAATATGTTTACCTTCTTGGCATCATTTGTGCTCAAGGTAGGAACATGGTAAGTGACAGAAAAAGTATCACAAAATCCAATTGAGTCCAAGAAAGTCAATTCGCTTGTTGTACCAATAACCATGAGTTTTTTCCCCTGACAACAGTGTAAAACAGTAAGACGTGAGCAGCATCAGCATCATAAACTACACTGGTTTTTCTCAATTCCTTGAAGTTTATTCCTGTTTCTGTAAATTGTCTCGTACTGGAACATTGCCCGAAAAAGAAACTGAAAGGGTAAGTACAAATAGAACACCTTTGGAGGAAGCCGTTTGAGTAGGACCAATAGTGTCTGAGAAATCAAGTTTGAAAACCGGGGACCAATGGCTACATACTCCAATAACCTATATATAGAGACCGTTGATCATATGTTTAAGGACCTGCAACAATTGAGGATACTAAAAGAAGGATCAACAATTCTTACCTCTCAATGTCATCAAGGACAATAACACTCAACGGTGACTTATATGCATCCTCAAAAACCTGTTGACAACAAGACCTTAGGATTTACATGATACAAAACCATATAAGGAAAATGCAAAAACAGATTAATGTTGCAATGCTAATGTATTAAGGCACATATACTTCACTATTGACTAAAACTAAAGCCTATCTTGCAAGGCCAAGAAATCCGTCTTCATAAATTATATAAACTAGACTAATACCTGCCCAATGCACGGAAAATATagccaaaattaaaattaagaaattttactATGAAATAACTAAAACATGGATCAATTGTCgtgtaaaaattgaaaatttaaggttttaaaacttttttttatatttttaagatgttaattagattatattatttctagagatttttttttcaaaattgtaaATAGTATAATAAGTTGTAATATCTTTATGTTATTTAGCTTATTTTATGCTTGTCTAACTATTTGCTCAAGAAATGAAAAATACATGATAAAACATCCCCCCCCCCCTTCTCTTTCCCCTTTGTTTTTTTcctacaatataaaaaaataagaaccaTGTACCTTTTTCATCTAATACTATCATTCCAAGATAGATGGGAAAAGACTTCTTATAATTATAAGAAAACAGAGAATGGCAAATAGCTATTGAGAGGCTACTTTGGTCtctcttttaatatattatacataGACTCAGTACTAAGTAGATTTGAAGAATGGCTAAAATTCTTAAATATGACCAACCTTAATAATCTGTGCACATTTAGTGCTCTCATGTAGTCCAATCATTGTTTCAGCTGAAACCTACCAATTACAaaagatcaaaataaaaaaaaaattccaaaaatattattatgtaaaCTAGGAAGCAAAGTACAACAACAGAAGCAATGCAGATTCATGAAGAGTAATATTCAAGAGAATTAGAGAACTTACAATCTTGACATATGGGAAGTCACTGTCAATACCAACAGTAGCTGCAAGTGCGGTCTTACCACTATAACAACAAAGTAATTTAGAAACATTCTATCAAAAACAAttccaatgaaaattaaaatgaaaatgaaaattcgCATACCTGCCACTGGAACCTTCCAGAAGACAAGTAACAAGTGGGCTTCCTCTGCTTACTTTTACTTGCTCCACTAGTAGCATTGCTCTTTGATAGATGTGCTTATGTCGGTCACCACAGTCAACCATGCCATGGAGTCTATAAATCAAATGAAACAAATAATATTACTTAAAGCATATTTCCTGGTTTCTGTTTACTTCCAGACAGACTTCGGATTTCCAATTTGCCAACATTTATTATCTAACTAATAGCTACTTTTGAAACAACTAAAAAAAGGCATAAAACAGCTAaaaaaaaccaaagagatttttaCAAAGGTAAAGGGACCGTCACAAATAGCGAGAAACATATGAAAACCTTTAAAACCATCAAATTACGTGGTGCAGGACAGTTAAATTAAGGGATGGCAAAACtagttttattgttcttttaaatatcttgaaatataaatttatttggtAGTATAATTAAAAAGGAAGCATTCTAATGTTCAAATGAAGCAATGTGTTAATGGCCCTCCATTTAACATATAGCATACTATCAGCTAATTAACCCTATAAGGGCAAATCTGACGGCACCCAATAGTTTacttttaatccaaatttttGGAATGATAATAAGGcaagaataaataaaatgaaatagcTTAACCAACTTCTGAAAATACTAAAGAATTCTGATTAGCACCTGCATCTTTCAAGATCATCAGTGGAAGCCCCAAATGCAGGAATAACCTCTTGGAGTGCATTCAAAAAGTCATCCATGGTAACCTTAATATTCTCTTCCTCAACTTGCTTCGTGAGATCCTCTAGACTCAGTTGTCGATTTAAAGCATATGAGACGGCACTTTTCACAACACCTTCAAGTTCTGCACCACTGTAGTTTTTTGTTCTAGCAGCTGCAAAAGATAGGGCAAACCCAGAGTAAACCTTTGCTGATAATTTTACTATTTACTTTTTTTTGGCGAAATGATAAGTAAAAGCTTGACATCGGAAGTAGCTGATCTTGCTTCAAAATATTTATTAGTAAAGAATCAACCTAATCAAGATTACTTATTGATTACTTGCATCAAAGATAACAAAGACATAAATATACAAACTTATATCATCCTAAATTTGCCATAATAAACACATACCGAGCTCTTGAAGATTCACATCGGGAGCAAGAAAAGAATTCTCTTTCATCTTGTTAGTATGAATTTGAAGAATTTGCAATCGACCATTTTCATCAGGAAGGCTTATCTCAACCTGGACTTCCAACCGCCCTGGTCTACAAGCAAAAGAAATGGCAACGACTAAGAGGTATGCACTATATATGCATATAGTTACTATAGGAGTTTATTATAAGAAATCAAAGCAGCAGTAGATTGGATAACAATTCCAGAATTCAATAAACAATAGCATATCCTTGTTGAGTGTTCACAAATTTACATTCATACTTTCCACACCAAGCATATTTAAAAAACCTACAAGAAAGGAGGGAAAATTTAGAGACCTTAAGAGAGCCTCATCAAGCATATCCTTTCTGTTAGTCATTCCAATAAGCAAAACATTATTTAGTGACTCCACACCATCTATCTGCAAACCAATCAGATTGTTTATTAGATATGCTTATGACTAGTAGAGAGgagttattattttaataaaaaattatttaaactgACCTTAGTAAGAAGCTGGTTCACAATGCTATCATGAACTCCAGTACCATCGCGAGTTGAACCTCTTGACTGCACTCACACCAAGGAAGATTGTGTGACTAAATATAGATCAGAGAATTCTATGACAATACAACTTTAAGCTCAATACTGCAATTTGTTAGGGATAAGGAAACTCGTATtaaattaaatcttaatatttaaaattcattGCACTGCAATTTTGAGGAGTAGTCAATGATAAATATATAACTTAAATAAATCTGAAGAAAACTACATGAAAAAAATTTCGCCTGAAAAGCTTTTATGACTCCAATTTAACTATCTACAAATCCCACAAAGGAGGGTCACATAGTATTAGTAGCATAGAAAATCTGAAGCATCTAATATTGACACAGAATGATCATGAATTAACAGTAAtcaacaaataggcaaataacaCATTGCATGATTCAAGTTGGTCCAAAGTTAAGAAATTCCATACCTTACAAATAGCATCAATTTCATCAAAGATAATTACATGCAAATCACTTTCATCCCCTGAAAATACAGTGATTAAGAAGAGTGAATTATCAGAAAATTTAATCTTAAGTACATGCAATCTGTGTTTCTTATCACCTCGGCTCCTCTGCTCTTGTTCAGCATCAGCAAAAAGGTCCCTCACATTCTTTTCAGTTTCACCAACAAATTTGCTCAAAACTTCAGGGCCATTTACAATCTAGTACAACCACACAAGGAAAATTAAGATTGTACAAAATTTATTAAGCACCAAATGGTAAAAAGTTCAAGAAAGCTTATTCCAAGACAGTCACTAGTCCAGTATGAGACACAATTAGAAGCCGTCGCTGCTTCCAATTGTATCAGGAGCAATTTATTACTCAAGTACAAGGAGTAAACCTTTGGTTCCTTCCCATTCAGAATTTTCCCAATTTGCCGGGCCATAAGAGTCTTTCCAGTTCCAGGTGGGCCATAAAGCAACATGCCCTTCACATGCTTGATCCCTAATCTGAGACATCAAAGTATTCAAGTAAGAAGAcgatatatcataaaatagtgcaTAGGTGGGTGACAATATCAACATATTACTTCGATGTCACGTGGGGAGGGAAAACACGGGAGGCAAAAGCTCTTCGAAATATATCTGCAAACTCTGCACTCAGGCCTCCAATACCCAGAGACTGAAGATTAAACTCTTTCTGCTTAAAAATGTTGCTAGTGGCAGCCTCACGCTGATTGACAATCTGCAAAGCGAAAaaatgtaattattattatagctAGTAGAGTTCAATTAAAAAACTATAATAACACATCACTGTAATGCATACTAAAGGATTGTTTATTACAACACAGGAGCAGATATAATAAAACCAATACTAAATTACTGCACATGTTGAATGACTATATGAAATTCATAAGATTTTCAAACATATCGTTTGTATGAATATTCTAATGTGAAGGTTAGCGTAGCACTCCCCAAATCAAAATGAGTGACACTAATCATCACAAGCTAGTTAAGCCATAATCATTCAGAATAATCAAGAGGAGAGGGTtagggaaaaaaaagaagaaaaaaaaccagTTAAATGTCAAAAACAAATTGgaaactcaccttgattccactATCACGTGCTGTTTCAAAAACAACATATGTGTCATCTGAGATCATCCCTCTTTCAAGAGCATTAGTCTTTTCTTGACCCTCAACAGCAGCTTGTGTAACTGTGAAGCTATAATTATTTCCATGATACTCAAATAACACTTTTTGCCCTACTGTCATAACCTGCATCACATAAGGTCCAACTTAAATCCATATTACAACAAGCAACGTGAGATGAATGTAAATAACAGGAGCCAATAGAGGGACCCCTATTACAGGATGTTCCAAAacttcatatgaattaaaaattaaGGTCAGAAGAGAATAGAAGAAAGTTGGAAAGGGAAAAAAAATGCATGAGGGAGACAATGGAAAACAACAGCACGGGCAACCTGAGAAACATTAGAAAATGAATTGATCTTCCATTCAACCAAATGTAAAGCACAATCATGATTCACATAAAAGATACAACCCCGATAACCCAACCGCCTGGCTTTCTTTTGAAACACTCTCTTTCCCCTCCTTGTGGAAAGGCTAAAACAATGGAAAATTATCTTCTTCCACATAGATgtaggaaaataaatagataaataatttatgACTAAGACACTCCTTGCAAGTTATAGAAAACCAAATAGAACACCAATAGTTCCCTTGACAATGGCATGCTAAATTAAAGACCAACTATCACttgattaataatttaattatattatcataAGCACATATTTAtgcaaacaaaacaaattaaGTCATGCAACAACGAAGAGACATCTTCCTTTCCGAAAtcaaattagtattatttagagACCACATGACCACGTCTATTTCTAAAGTTTTCATAATCAGAAATTAGGGAAGCTATTAGATCAGTAAAAAAAACTAGAATTAAATGAGTAATAAGCAACAACTAAAAGGCCATAAAAACTATCACTTATGCACACTCAAAATTGTCCAAGTAATGACATGGAACAAATAAGTAGCCTAGAGAAGGACTAACCTGGTTTGCGAACCTTTTCCGAAGTTGCTTAGACAGTTGGGGAGCATCAATCTACAAGCCAGACAGAGACAGAGCATCATCAGCAATTTTCAATCCTAGAGCAGTCCAATTGGAAACAAACAAATCGGGTAACTTAAAAGTCAAACGTACCTGTTCACTCTTTGCTCCTTTTTTAATGAATTCCAGTTCAAGGGTTAACAATGCCAGGTCGAAGTTTTCAGGTGGCACAAATCTATTAACAACAACACGaatcataaaagtaaaataagagtaatttatttaaaaaaaacggagaaaaaaagaagaaaagataatcACCTGGTGACAGGAATGGATTCAGCAGCGGAGACTTTAACACAGCGACGTTGAATGGAATTGAGAGCAATCTGGCCACTGCGAATGTTCTCATGAGCTGTATATCTCAGTTAAGAACACAAAAAGCAAAACCACAAATCGAACCTATCCAATGCGTTGACATTAATTCACTAATCGACATTACCATAATGAATTTAACAAcgcaataaaaaaaaataaaaatccatgaTCAAATTATACGTTAAGAAAACTGAAATGAAAGGCGGTGGCGAAGGATATGAGAGAGAGAAGACGAAGGAGTCGCCAACGAAGGCGAGGAAGAGGTTGGAGCGATTGGGGACGGCGAAGTTGCGGAGATCGGAGGAGGAACAGAAGGCGAGGTTGGTGAGGGCAAGGTCCTGCGACGGCGTGTTCGTCACCACCATCGATGTGGAGCCCGACGACGAACCGAACAGCGACGCCATTTTAGTTTAACTTTCCTACCAGATCGGAGCTAATGGCAATGGATCCCTTCCCTTGATAGATTAGATATATGCCTTGCGCGGGAGGGAGACCGAGACACAGTACAGATGTAAGATTAATCTAAGAACAAGAGCAATAGAAATAGTAAAATACAAGCTTATTAGAATACATTTTCTTTCAAGACATATAAAcacttctcttttttatttaacAAGTAATAAATGTGATAAGTGACTAAGTGTAATAACCTGTGTCATGTTTTATAcaaagtataaaattaaaatgtataattattaatttgttaaCTTAAAATTAATACattaactaaataaatttaatttcttgAATGTAAGAAATAGTATATTCAGAGGTGTAGTTTAAACTTGTATTCATTGTAATGTTTACAAAAATCCTTGTGAGTagcaatttttataattttgtttgatatttggccaatataaatataaattatttttaataaataaattttatttattaatttatatataaaaattttaataagaataaaactCTACATTCAAATAAAATGTTTATCCAAGTCTATCTAAACTGTTGTAACAAgaaaaaactaccaaaagtactcgtgaagtttatgaatgctgacaaaagtaccccataaactaagaaaattaatgctgtacccatgaaagatgggttccgtaAGACAAAAGTatctaaattctaattttttgttgatttttttaacaaaattcccAAACTACTACATCCTCAGCCTTAACTCACTTTTTCAACCTTCCATAACCCAACCTACACCTTTAAAATCCTTGCCATggagttcaaaactactcctacaacAGACCAGACCGAAatcaatggtggtggtggtggtagaggaTCGGACCTCAACCGATTTAGTCACAAGTTTACCGAACCCTCTTTCTGCATGTAACAGCACCACGACCCATCTCTCTTCTCAAGTGCGCGATGACGGTGTTCTCCTCGGCTGGGTCAAGCGCACCACGACAACGTTCTCCTCGACTGGGACAGGCGCGCCACAGCGACGTTCTCCTTAGGTTGGGTCACAAGCGCACGACGAAGGTGTTGTAGCCACCTTAAGAGTGAGGGAGAAGCAGTGAGAGGGGAGGAGATTGACGGTGATAGGGTAGGTGGGTGACGAACGGTAGTGAAGAGGTAGGAGGAGAGATATGTGACTATGTAATGATTTTTGAGAgaggaagaagtgaggagaaaggAAGAAGTGGGAAGAGAGGAGTGACGGTAGAACGGGGTTATGGTGGGGTAGATtagaaatttgattaaaaaattaacaaaaaattaggattttgatACTTTTGTCATACAGAACCCATCTATCATGGGTATAgcgttaatttccttagtttatgggtacttttgtcaacaTTTGTAAAATTCATGGGTACTTTTAGTAGTTTTTCCTTGTAACAACTTTTCAAATCACGCTCTCCTTCTCtgtttctttctccttctcctccttgtatttcttcttcttcttctttttcttccaaatTTACACACCCAagttttttcttcattccttcttttcctcctcttagagattatcaattcaatttaattcagaacacctgcgtccaatcaattcaattcaattcataatgaaCCGAATATGTTATTAAGGtgaacaattgtatagtactaagtgaacggaacattatccattatataaaatcaaattcagaataactttctgcataatgaaccgaacacgttattaaggtgaaacaattgtataatactaaatgaacacaacattatccattatataaaatcaaattcaaaatacttgtgtctacaatttagagattatcatttcaattcaattcaatttctaaTGAACCGAAAatgttattaaggtgaaacaattgtatagtactaaatggacgaaatattatccattatataaaatcaaattcagaacagctttctgcataatgaaccgaacacgttattaaagtgaaataattgtatagtactaaatgaacggaacattatccattatataaaatcaaattcaaaacagttttctgcataatgaaccgaacacattattaaggtgaaacaattgtatagtactaaatgaacgaaacattatccattatataaaatcaaattcaaaacacctgtgtctacaatttagagattatcaattcaattcagaacacctgcgtccattcaattcaattcaatttagcaattgcattccattcaattcgattgaaaaaataatccattaacaaaatgttggtgttgttggtgatgacaataacgaaagagaagaagaagaaaagagaaggatgagaagaagaagaagaagagaaggagaaggagaagaagcagaagaagaatctGCATGCGCGAAGAAggaggatgaggaggaggaggtatgcgtgaatttgaaagaagaagaagagggcgTATGCgtgtatttgaaagaagaagaagaggaagaagcgtGCGTTATTGTCGCTCTTTTAATGAGTGGTTTTTGATGTTGGACTTACTTGGGTAAACTTGGATGAAAAAATACTTGGATGTGTAGCAATACccttttaataaatatatgtataaactaTATTGACTTGCATAAATTCTGATAAATATAACTGTAAAGtgcaaattatgttatttttgtgtgcaaattcctataaagagtaaatagtcattttttattataaaagattgAAGCACAAACAATACTGATTATAACTAATCTAAATAAACTTGTAACCATGAAAGATTATATTCTTTTGGCATTTCTAACCAAACATTAATCTATAAAAAATACCATTAGTTTTCAATCCTGCGTAGTTTGTTGGCGTAATGTAATGTCACCTaaattctttctttctctttgaaTACTctctttcatttcttcttctcatctttttttttttaacagaaGCTTAACACAGTAACatagaataaaagaaagaaacaatttCTTCTCATCTTCTTTACCTAATCAAAATCCTAAACTCCAATTTATAAAGGTGGAaccaaacaaaaataagaaaataaaatggcataACTAAcatgaagataaaaatttgaaaaaaaatttaaatggttcaaaattaaaaagtctaaaaaaaatttttttattgtctaaTTTTTCATCTTGGACATAATCTTTTGCAAACTTCATCATTTCTATGAAACTCTAGTTCTTCTGTCCCGTTTTCTATTG
This genomic window contains:
- the LOC112791464 gene encoding vesicle-fusing ATPase, producing MASLFGSSSGSTSMVVTNTPSQDLALTNLAFCSSSDLRNFAVPNRSNLFLAFVGDSFVFSLSAHENIRSGQIALNSIQRRCVKVSAAESIPVTRFVPPENFDLALLTLELEFIKKGAKSEQIDAPQLSKQLRKRFANQVMTVGQKVLFEYHGNNYSFTVTQAAVEGQEKTNALERGMISDDTYVVFETARDSGIKIVNQREAATSNIFKQKEFNLQSLGIGGLSAEFADIFRRAFASRVFPPHVTSKLGIKHVKGMLLYGPPGTGKTLMARQIGKILNGKEPKIVNGPEVLSKFVGETEKNVRDLFADAEQEQRSRGDESDLHVIIFDEIDAICKSRGSTRDGTGVHDSIVNQLLTKIDGVESLNNVLLIGMTNRKDMLDEALLRPGRLEVQVEISLPDENGRLQILQIHTNKMKENSFLAPDVNLQELAARTKNYSGAELEGVVKSAVSYALNRQLSLEDLTKQVEEENIKVTMDDFLNALQEVIPAFGASTDDLERCRLHGMVDCGDRHKHIYQRAMLLVEQVKVSRGSPLVTCLLEGSSGSGKTALAATVGIDSDFPYVKIVSAETMIGLHESTKCAQIIKVFEDAYKSPLSVIVLDDIERLLEYVAIGPRFSNLISQTLLVLLKRLPPKGKKLMVIGTTSELTFLDSIGFCDTFSVTYHVPTLSTNDAKKVLEQLNVFAHEDIDAAAEAMNDMPIRKLYMLIEMAAQGAQGGSAEAIYSGKEKISISHFYDCLQDVVRI